In Camelina sativa cultivar DH55 chromosome 13, Cs, whole genome shotgun sequence, the genomic window CTACAAATACTAGAACCAACCAAGAACAGAGTCTGGGActttgaaacaaaaagagatggAAAGAGAAAACCGATTCAGAGAGGAGGGGAAGTGCTCTTGTGATCAAAACGAAGTGAAACTCTGTTtccctttctctccttcttcttaatcttcttcttctctctcatctcAGCATGTTGGATCTCCCTCTCCTCCAATGCATCATGATAGGCTTGGTCGAAAATTGAGGCTGAGTAGAAATCCACATACTCCAGCCTCAGTTTTCGATCCTCAGCTTCCCAAACAACTGGGTGATGACATAGCCTTGTCATCACTTTGAGCCCAGCCtgaaataatttaagaaaaagcaAGCAGATGAGAACAAACCAGATAGAGAGCAAAAcaggggaaaacaaaaaaaaatacacgaCAGATGGTACCTTCTGATCCCCGCCGTTGGCCTAAACAATCTGGAGACGTGTCTCCAGCTCCTGGAGAAAACTGATGAAGAAACATGCTATCAATAAAACAGAAAGAGAAACcgaaacaaaacccaaaaaaaaaaaaaaaaaacacttacgtTGCTTTGAAGAATTTGCTCCTCTTTTGAGCGAGCTCCAGCACcttctcatgtttttttattatcttacaGAACGTCACAACATTTTTCATCAGGGTGGATTCACTCATTGCCgccatttttgtgtgtttattgtAAGAACCGAGAGAGCAAAAGATGAacagtgaagagagagagacttgtcttatataaaaaaaagagagtaggaAGGTGAATCTGCGGacgtgaatttttttttgtttgttttagttttgtagAGCGAGTTTGCGTCCGCGGCTcagagaaaaagttttttttttttttttacttttttaattaatgtctctttttcttcctcctccttcgtTTTGGCGTGGGCGAGTCTCATTAATTCTCATCCATgggttaataatttttttttttatttcacctTTCTTTTACTATAGACCTGATGCAGCGATGCTCAATTGCAAAATTATCTGACTTTTCCATGTGGTAAATCGATAATGGGTGTGGTCTTGGTGCCAGTCTAACAAACAATCCCTTTTGCTAGCCCTCCCTTGAACACTCCCTTCTCTCCAAAAGTACTTTTGTAGTACACAAGGGTAAGAGTTCAAATGTCTTCGTTTGGTAAATAAGTTTGTCTTCGTTTGGTAATAAGTTCCCTCCTTTTGtgtcttttagttaattttatttgcgTTCTTTCTTTCCATTTAGGGTTGGTTAATAATcagttgtgtgtgtgtttgtgtttttatggtTTTCAGAACCTAGACCGGATAAAATTGATGTCGGCTACTTGAAGGGAACCAATGCTCAAGAAGTTCGTGCGTGCATTGGTTTTAGATATAATGCAAGCAAGGTTGTTATTGGACATGCTTGGCAATAGTAATTGAATCAGCTCTTGGGAACCCTTCGGCGTTGGTTTTTGAGCAGATGGGGGGACTATCAATCAGGCATCAATCCTGAGGCGGTTCTGGGGAGGTGAGTTGTTGCTCTTAATTTGCTGTGTTAGTTTGCCTCATATATCTTAGTTTTGTACTTTTTTATAATCAGCCAACACATGTTGTACGCGTATTAGATTTGGTTACTTGGCACTATctgaagaaaatttaaattacagaACTGTGTTAGCGATGGTTATCGTGTGTAGTCGACCTTTATTTTCTGATCAAGAATCTCAATATCATTCAATTTTGAAACAGACAATATACACTATCTCTATATCCAAGTTTGGTTTCCTGTTGCAACATTTTCTCTACTCTTAATTCCTTTTCCGCTTCTTTTACAGGCTTATGTAGATGCTGTTCTTGATCCTGCTTCTCTATTTcattacatgttttaagcagtGCCGGTCCGGTATTATTGAGTGCCCTACGCACAATCCGGTTTAGAGGCcttagaacaattttttttttttaccctttatattaaaaacaaactatGAACACTCTATTTAATAGATTCAcactaaaagttaaaaaattttATCCAAATTCATACTAAAATCTGATTTTTCAAGCAAGaatctatttattttctataaagtTGAACATTTTTCTACAGATTTGCTTAGATAAAACTTCAAAACAAGGCCTtaattactaaagaaaaaaggaaaaaaaatttgggaccCTAAGCCTTCGCTTGGGTTGCTTCCCCTCCCGGCCGGCCCTGGTTTTAAGGCGCTATGCTAGTTTTTTTTGTCGGACTCCATGCTGCTTCTGCTGGAACTGGCAGTAATCGCAGCAGCGTAGTTACCAATTAATCCCACGCAAAATGCATCATCGTCATTGAATTTTTCGTTTCTAATTTGAATGGTACATAGCGGTAGAAATTTTCATTCCCTTGCGAGTTGGTAACTATAGGAATCACAGGTTTTGTTCTAGAGTTTAATGAATATGAGATGAGCTTCTGAAGTCTAACAATTCGTCATCTCTGTACACAATAGCGTATTGCTATTTTACTACGTAGGTTATGATAAATTTGCTGTGAAAATTAAACAGAACATGCCTTCAGCCTCGCCCAAGAGGAGCTGATGCTGCTGGTCTTCTACTTCGAGAATTAGAGCTTCATGCGCCTTTCTGAGGAGAGAAATGGCATAGGCGAAATTTGTTTGGTGGTCCTGGATCAGAGCTTCGAAGCTGAGTACCTTAGATCTGCCTGTGTCAAGCTTTTCCGGAGTACCTGAGGGATACAATACAACAGAGTCCATACATAGTCTTCCTTCGCCAAGAAAACGCAGGATGTGTGAAAGAGATGCAGCTTTTGTTACAAACACTTCTGTGCATATGGGTTCTCGATCGTAGCAGGGATGTTGTCACCGCGTGATGTAGGATGAGATGGTAGTAGCACGTGCGGAGTCAACGATAGGAAGACTAAGGTGTGAGGCGCGTGAAGTTAAGCACTTAAGCTAGTGAAGGAATAAAAGAGGTGGATGTTCGTCAACGTTACGGAAATAACGCTGTTTGTCTGCTAACTCATCCTAAAAGGTACTTGTTGGCCACGTTTTCTATTGTGCAAGTTTATCTGATATTTGTAATCTTCTAGAACTTCTTTTGGTCTCggttgtttcattgttttgattaGGGTTGGGCATTAgggtaacccgttcgggttcgggtattactcattcgggttcgggtaaacggatttagaaaaatagaacccattgggtatttttagatatatgggtttggttcggtttgggtactatcgggttcgggtcggtttggtttacaaattttagaacccgattagtacccgaactaccgggtacccgaaaaaatataattaaatttaaataaatttagttaaattttgacttacataacaaaatattttagatattttgattatttttgatatttaggtataaaactaaatgaaatattcaaaattataatcataattttggggtaattgtattatattaatgataaatattataaatatgtttatatgttcgggtttaatgggtatcCAAACGGGTACTGtgtattacccgaccctaacccgaactcacggatattagaaaatagaactcaatagggttttataggcaaacccgtacccaGCCCGGACCCAGTTTTTTGGGTCGGATTCTgggttgggtattcgggtacggtttttatgcccacaCCTAGTTTTGATTCCTATTTATTATAGCATCTCATAAAACATACATATAAAGAAACGCAGCGTTTTTGTTGTGGTTATTTAGAAGACGCATTGAAAAACATTTAAATCCGGCCCATTAACCCGAAGTTTTTGGCCCGGCTCTGTTCTTCCCCAAATTGACAATTGCTGCGTTCCAGTCTAAATTATGCagcttgattgattgattcattcATTCTTTCCCATACCCTATCAAAAggtaaaattatttgttttgttcttattcGTTGTTCTCTGATCCCGCTGGTTGTGAATTTGAGAAAAGGAAATATCccatattttgattaaaaagaaaaataaatatttttaagttatcTCTAAAATGCTAATTTAACTTTATCTCTGTAATATAAAAGGGGAATATTTGATAGGGTTTAGCCATGAGTTGACAAGTCGTCCAAAAACGAAAGAGAACGATTATTACAAAGTTTTCTCTTTTAGGTTGTGAAGATCCAAAGATGTTACAAACCGTTAATTGTGATGCGGGAATTAAAGAAACCGTTCCTGAAGACAGGATTAGTGCATTGCCCGATGATTTGCTCGTAATAATCTTGGATCTTGTTCCGACAAAAGACGCAGTGGCCACCATGTTTCTGTCCAAACGATGGTTCTCTGTTTGGACGATGAAACAGAGACTTGAGTACAAAGACACCATCGAAGAGGAGGaggatagtgatgatgatgatgatgatgatgatgataagcaTGTGGACGATGATGAGCATGAGCATGAGAAAGCAGTGGAGGTTGAAAGCAAAAAGAGCGTTTGGTGGTTTCTTGAAAATTCACTGCAACTCCACAGAGCACCCGTAATTCGCAGCTTGTGTATTGAACTCGGTCCAAGTTGTCCTACCGATGCTCATGTCGGGAAGTGGGTTGCAAACGCCGTTGATCGCTGGGTGCTTGAGATAAAACTCAAACTCCTCTGGTCCGCCGTTGATCCAGCCAGCTTGCCCAATACCCTTTACTCCTGCAAATCTCTCGTGATACTGACTCTCTCCGACAAGATTCTCGTGGATGTTCCTTCTTCCGCTTCCCTCCCATCCCTCAGATTCCTCGAGCTTGACTATGTGGTTTACAAAGACGATGATTCTCTGGTTAGGCTCTTGGCGAGCTGCCCTATTCTTGCGACACTGTGCGTCAAACGAAATGACAAGGATGACAATGTCACGAGGTTTCGTGTGGAAGTGCCTAATTTATCGTCCTTATCCTATAGAAATTATAGATACGGCTGTGGTGTAGGAGATACTGGTAGGTACTTGGTTATAGTTACTCCGGCATTAACACACTTTGACTTCCGTGACTCTTCGGGAGACTCTTGCTCGATGGAGCTGCCTGGTCTTGATAGTGCAGTTATCGACACTGCTTCTTACTATCCTGATGACAAGTTTCTAAGATCTCTTTCATCGGTCTCGTCTCTTGCCTTGTTTTTGACTGCTGCAACGGtagctctctcttctctctctctctctttcgtctcCTTGCTTGTGATCTCATTGTTGCATCTAGCTGCGTGCTGATATGTTGGCTTTGTTCATCACAGGTTGTGTGTTGTAGCACTATCAAATTTTCTCGGCTTATAGACTGTGAGATACTTCCAGAAGAAACAGACTGGGTGAAACCAACTCTACTGTTTCTTGAAAATTCTCCGAAACTAAAAACTCTTGTGATCAATTGCGTACGTGTCCTCCCTCCTGCCTCCAACTTTGCAGATGTGTTAAAAGAAGTAAGGTTGCatgtttgtgtttgatatatGCCTAATATATATTGCGGTTTTTGCTTTTCGCAGGAATATACCACCAAGGATCTTCCTCTTTCATGGATTCAACCGAGTTTTGTTCCTGGATGCGTGTCGTCACAACTCGAGGATATTGAGTGGAATGGATATGCAGATAGATCAGAAGAGGAAGAGTTCTTGACATACCTCCTAGCAAACTCCAACTGTTTAAAGACTGCAACAATCTCTCTGAGGTTAACCTGCGAGTTTGAATCCACCTTCGAGCTTGCGAAGGAGATGACGATCGACGGGTTGAAAGACATTCCTAGGGTTTCAACAGAATCCCAGCTTATAATCAAttgaatacattttttttttttttttttatgttctatAGAAAATGATGGAGATGCAACGATTAGAAACatggaaagaaacagagaacaaaaaagaGCTAAAAATGTGTTTGGATATAACTTGTCGAAATTCCCCCAATGGATCTCTGTTGCCTAAAGAATGCAACACACGGTAACAATGTTATCCTGATCTTTTAGCTTGCAAGATTGAATGACTTTGCATCTGACGTGTATACCACAGACCCCCACGAATCAAAACGTATAAAAAAGATTCGTCCTCgtccaacaaaaccaaaacaatagtAACGCATAAAGCTTAATGACTTGTTTTCAATAATACAAATATCCTTTGGCTCGATTGTGTTTATGATAGATTTGGTCCTCGTGACTCCTCGTCCAAAGACATACACTTCTTGTAAATTTTGAAATGTAAAATTCACAAGCTTTTTTCATCATGACTTCAAATACAACTACAACAggaatataaaaattgaaatgtttataagaatcttttaaaaacattttataatatttgtaaaactTGGTAAAACCCACCTAAAACCTTGTAAAATCTAttcaaaaccttataaaatatTGTAGATGATAGACAAGGGATTATGAATGATAGACAAGGGATTACATAATATTCTGTTTCTATATGTGTGTGATATTACTTGGAGAACATTCATCCacacttgtatatatacttGACATAATATAATGAGAAGGGCATCGAGTTTTCCTTTGTAACATGGTATCAAAGccctaataaaaaaaaaaaaaaaaaaaaaaaaaNNNNNNNNNNNNNNNNNNNNNNNNNNNNNNNNNNNNNNNNNNNNNNNNNNNNNNNNNNNNNNNNNNNNNNNNNNNNNNNNNNNNNNNNNNNNNNaaaaaaaaaaaaaaaaaaaaaaaaaaacatcgccgcctctttcttcttcctcttcctctcgttattctctctcttcacaaactctgtttttactctctctcttattCTCTCTGTTTAACTCGTTTTTCCGATGGCTCAACCGGCTCACAAAGTTTTCACTGTGATTCATATTAAGTCACACATCCCCATTATACTCGATATGCAAAAAATGAATTACGATGCTTGGCGTGAGCTTTTCGAAACTCATTGCTACAGCTTCGGTGTTTACGGTCATCTCGTTGGTACTTCCACTCCAGCCAACGACGACGACACTCCTTGGAAGGACCGTGACGACATCGTCAAAATGTGGATCTACGGCACCATCTCCCCTTCTCTTCTCGACACCATCCTTAAAACCCGTAGCAGCGCTCGTCAGATCTGGACATCCATCGAGAATCTCTTCCGCGACAACAAGGAGGCGCGTGCAATTCAACTTGACAATGAACTTCGTTCCCTTACCATCGGTGACCTCTCCGTCCATGACTACTGTCAAAAGCTAAAGACACTCTCCGATCTCTTAGCTAACGTTGATTCTCTTGTCACGGAACGAGTCGTTGTCACGCACATGCTCAATGGCCTCACCGAGAAATatgacaacatcaacaacatcatcCGTCATCGCCAACCGTTTCCATCGTTTGCTACTGCTCGCTCCATGCTGGTTGAGGAGGAGCGTCGTCTCTCCAAACAGATCAAAACCGGCACATTGACCACCATCGGGTCTTCATCTCATAGTGCATTGTATACTTTCCCCGGTGGAAACAACAGCAACGACAGAAATCCCCGTCACAACAACCCCCCTGGCGGTAACTAAAACGATGGTAGAGGACGTGGCCGCGGACATGGTTACAACGGCAGAGGACGTGGTCGCCAACAATGGAACTGGGGCAACAACTGGCACATGCCACCTCCATGGTTCCAAACAACGGCATCCGCACCACAGTGGCCACAACGGAACTGGCCCCAACAACCTCCCATGGCGTATATGACCACGTCCAATCCCGCTGCCGGCGTTCTCGGATCTTCTCCGTAAACACCACCACCAGCTGTCCAACCAACACAAATTCCGCCAAGTCTTGCTGCGGCGTTGGGAACTATGACGGTGCAAGATCCAATTGACGGCAATTGCTACATGGACACCGGTGCTACGTCTCACCTCACGTCACAGCCAGGTACCCtacattctctttttaattCGAGCTCCTCCCCATCGATTGTCGTCGGTAATGGCTCCTCTATTCCCACAACTTCTTTTggttatttatcatttttttctaaaaactgACCTTTGCATCTTGGAAATGTGCTTGTTTGTCCCTCTATTATCAAAAACCTTGTTTTGGGTCGCCAATTCACTATAGATAACCTTGTTTCTGTGGAATTTGACCCGTTTGGTTTGTGTATTAAGGACCTTCGTTCTCGGATCCCACTTCTCCGATGTAATAGCATCGGTCCTCTATACTCCATCACTTCACCACCATCAGCCACTCCATCTTCTATCATTCCACAAGCCATGCTCTCAACGGTTCCCAACACTTTGTTGTGGCATCATCGTCTTGGACACTTGGGAAACACAACTCTTAACTCTCTTATTTCTTCTCGTTCAATAAATTGTTCTAAAACTGACATGCCTCTTTGTCATGCTTGTCAGTTGGGGAAACACACTCGATTACCATTTGATTCTGTTATTTCTCATGTTTCTGAACCTTTTGAAATTGTTCATTCTGATGTCTGGACCTCACCAGTTCCCAGCATCACATGAATAAAATACTATGTTATTTATCTTGATCATCTTACtcattttctttgggtttttccTTTGCGCAAAAAGTCCGACGTTTTCTCAACTTTTTTAACATTTATGGCTTATGTGTCTAATCAATTTGGCCACAACATTAAAGCTTTACAATGCGATAATGGTGGTGAATATCAAAACCAAACGTTTCTCACTCATCTCTCCACTCATGGCATCGTCCCTCGCTTCTCTTGTCCTCATACTTCTAAACAAAACGGCAAAGCCGAACGCACTCTCCACACACTTAACAATTGTGTTTGTTCCCTCTTGTTTCAAGCATCAATGCCTCCTCCATATTGGGTTGAGGCACTTATGCTGACAACTCACCTATTCAACATCCTACCATCTTCCTCCATCAACAATTCAACTACCTTCGAAAAACTCTTCAACAAACCACCCACATATGATCATCTTCTGGTGTTTGGCTGCTTATGTTACCCAAATCTCCTTCCCGTCACACCTAATAAACTCGCTCCTCGTTCTATAGCTTGGCATTCCTCGGATATCCACCTAATCACAGAGGATACCGCTGCCTTGATCTTACCACTCGCAAGGTAATTATCTCTCGTCATGTTATATTCGACGAGTCAAACTTCCCTTTCTCCAAAAATGTTCCAAACACTCCTCCTGCCACTCCTGAACCACCCGTGCCTTTGTCACCTTCACCTCTTCTTTGTCTCAACCCCATCCAAACACCGGAACCCTTGGCCATTCCTGAGCCGCCTCCCTCTCTGGTACTGGTACCCTTGCCGGCTCCCGCTCCACAAGTGGTTCCTCCACCTGCGCCATCTCACCCTATGATGACACGCAGTAAACAAGGTATCTCTAAACCTAGACAACCACTATCTCTTCATACTACCaccctctctcctcttccttcctCTCATCTTAAAGCCTTAGAGGATCCAAACTGGAATCCAGCCATGCATGAGGAGTATAACgctcaaattaaaaagaggacGTGAGATCTTGTACCACGGCCCGAGAACACTAACATTGTGCGTTCAATGTGGCTTTTTACCCATAAATTTGGTTCAGATGGCAATCTTTCTAGGTACAAAGCACGCTTGGTGGCGAATGGAAAATCTCAAGAAGTGGGTATCGATTGTGACGAGACCTTCAGCCCCGTCGTCAAGCCAGCCACCATCCGCCTCGTTCTTGAACTGTCTCTCTCTCGCAAATGGCTGATCCACCAACTAGACGTGAAAAATGCCTTCCTCAAAGGCACCCTTGATGAAACGGTGTACATGCATCAACCACCGGGATTTCGTGATCCAGACAAACCTGACTACGTCTGCTTACTCCGGCGTTCCCTCTACGGCCTCAAACAGGCTCCAAGAGCTTGAAATCACCACTTCGCTCAGTATGCACGTCGCATTGGTTTTGTCCAGAGCAAATTTGACTCGTCTCTTTTTGTTTACCATCACAACACTGGCACGacatatcttcttctctatgttgatgatattggTCTCACAGCTTCGTCAACACAACTACTCAACCAGATCATTTCTTCCCTCAgcaaagaatttgagatgaccAACCTTGGGGAGCTTCACTACTTTCTCGGTATCGCCATCAAAAGGAACACCTCTGGCCTATTTCTCAATCAACGCAACTATGCGGCGGATATTCTAACATCGTGCTAACATGACACACTGCAACCCTTGCACAACGCCGGCCGATACTCACACCAAACTCGAAGCCGCCGTTGGTCCCTCTGTCGCAAACCCAACGCTCTACCGGAGCCTCGCTGGCACCCTACAATATTTAACCTTCAC contains:
- the LOC104737352 gene encoding putative FBD-associated F-box protein At1g05080, which gives rise to MLQTVNCDAGIKETVPEDRISALPDDLLVIILDLVPTKDAVATMFLSKRWFSVWTMKQRLEYKDTIEEEEDSDDDDDDDDDKHVDDDEHEHEKAVEVESKKSVWWFLENSLQLHRAPVIRSLCIELGPSCPTDAHVGKWVANAVDRWVLEIKLKLLWSAVDPASLPNTLYSCKSLVILTLSDKILVDVPSSASLPSLRFLELDYVVYKDDDSLVRLLASCPILATLCVKRNDKDDNVTRFRVEVPNLSSLSYRNYRYGCGVGDTGRYLVIVTPALTHFDFRDSSGDSCSMELPGLDSAVIDTASYYPDDKFLRSLSSVSSLALFLTAATVALSSLSLSFVSLLVISLLHLAAC
- the LOC104737353 gene encoding uncharacterized protein LOC104737353, which encodes MAQPAHKVFTVIHIKSHIPIILDMQKMNYDAWRELFETHCYSFGVYGHLVGTSTPANDDDTPWKDRDDIVKMWIYGTISPSLLDTILKTRSSARQIWTSIENLFRDNKEARAIQLDNELRSLTIGDLSVHDYCQKLKTLSDLLANVDSLVTERVVVTHMLNGLTEKYDNINNIIRHRQPFPSFATARSMLVEEERRLSKQIKTGTLTTIGSSSHSALYTFPGGNNSNDRNPRHNNPPGGN